One genomic window of Micromonospora sp. WMMD1128 includes the following:
- a CDS encoding M56 family metallopeptidase: MAYAVHFAATVLACWLTAQVLAAARWTWRAPRVAIVCWQAVGLALGLSAMGLPMAVGLTAYDRPTGSALLALADDLTHGTLPAGVGAAHLGLVGVGFGIGAVLLTTTVRAVHGAVRAQRRHRELLSLVARRDPTVPGALVLDHPSAAAYCLPGVRPRVVVSAGTVDLLDPAELAAVLAHERAHAQERHDLVLLPFTALCRALPWFRWVRDAHARVALLVEMRADDKARELHAEEPLAGALRRFAAAGHRVTPAGTLGIGDRDLDVRVQRLLVADRPPRVLGAAALAVAATLVALPISLFLS, translated from the coding sequence GTGGCGTACGCCGTGCACTTCGCCGCGACCGTCCTGGCCTGCTGGCTGACCGCGCAGGTCCTCGCCGCCGCGCGCTGGACGTGGCGGGCGCCTCGGGTGGCGATCGTCTGCTGGCAGGCGGTCGGGTTGGCGCTCGGGCTCTCCGCCATGGGGCTGCCGATGGCGGTCGGGCTCACCGCCTACGACCGGCCGACCGGGAGCGCGCTGCTGGCGCTCGCCGACGACCTGACCCACGGCACGCTGCCGGCCGGCGTGGGCGCGGCGCACCTCGGCCTGGTCGGGGTCGGCTTCGGTATCGGCGCGGTGCTGCTCACCACGACCGTGCGCGCGGTGCACGGCGCGGTACGCGCCCAGCGCCGGCATCGGGAGCTGCTCAGCCTGGTGGCGCGGCGCGACCCGACGGTGCCCGGCGCGCTGGTGCTCGACCATCCGAGTGCGGCGGCCTACTGCCTGCCCGGGGTGCGGCCCCGGGTGGTGGTCAGCGCCGGCACTGTCGACCTGCTCGACCCGGCGGAGTTGGCGGCGGTGCTGGCCCACGAGCGGGCGCACGCGCAGGAGCGGCACGACCTGGTGCTGCTGCCGTTCACCGCGTTGTGTCGGGCGCTGCCCTGGTTCCGCTGGGTGCGCGACGCGCACGCCCGGGTGGCGCTGCTTGTCGAGATGCGCGCGGACGACAAGGCCCGGGAGTTGCACGCGGAGGAGCCGCTTGCCGGCGCGCTGCGCCGGTTCGCCGCCGCCGGGCACCGGGTCACGCCGGCCGGCACGCTCGGCATCGGCGACCGTGACCTGGACGTACGGGTGCAGCGCCTGCTTGTCGCGGACCGTCCGCCCCGGGTGCTCGGCGCCGCCGCGTTGGCCGTTGCCGCCACCCTGGTCGCGCTGCCGATCTCCCTGTTCCTCAGCTGA
- a CDS encoding cytochrome ubiquinol oxidase subunit I: protein MDPLLLARLQFATTTSIHFLFVVVTLGLVTLLVGLQTAGYLTGKPVYERLTRFWGQLYVINYVLGIASGIVMEFQFGLNWSGLSRYVGNVFGAPLAIETLVAFFLESTFLGMWIFGWHRLRRGVHLALLWGVALTAYASAFWIMVANAWLQHPVGYEVRDGVAHLTDFGALVTNPTFGFAFGHVLSASLVTGGLLMAAVSAWHLLRRTPDFLLFRTSLRLGLVTAAVAVSALQGFGFAQFGPVGQLQPTKFGGGPDRDATVADWTARFGPGDWTPPALSSVGLGFMILIGFALGCVWLLLPLLWRDWIIRLRFPLRLVLVGLPLPFAAVLLGWIAREVGRQPWAAYGLLPTSQAVSPVSPGLMLTSLIGFGLLLGALAVTNWVLLARHAARGALDPALGRPPAPDTDPDRQPVFA, encoded by the coding sequence ATGGACCCCCTGCTCCTCGCCCGACTTCAGTTCGCCACCACCACCTCGATCCACTTCCTCTTCGTGGTGGTCACGCTCGGGTTGGTCACCCTGCTGGTCGGGCTCCAGACCGCCGGCTACCTCACCGGCAAACCGGTGTACGAGCGGCTGACCCGGTTCTGGGGCCAGCTCTACGTGATCAACTATGTGCTCGGGATCGCCAGCGGGATCGTCATGGAGTTCCAGTTCGGGCTGAACTGGAGCGGCCTGTCGCGCTACGTGGGCAACGTGTTCGGCGCGCCGCTGGCCATCGAGACGCTCGTCGCGTTCTTCCTGGAGTCCACGTTCCTCGGCATGTGGATCTTCGGGTGGCACCGGCTCCGGCGCGGCGTGCACCTGGCGCTGCTCTGGGGCGTCGCGCTCACCGCGTACGCCTCGGCGTTCTGGATCATGGTGGCGAACGCCTGGCTCCAGCACCCGGTCGGCTACGAGGTACGCGACGGCGTCGCCCACCTGACCGACTTCGGCGCACTCGTCACCAACCCCACGTTCGGCTTCGCGTTCGGCCACGTGCTGTCGGCGAGCCTGGTCACCGGCGGCCTGCTGATGGCCGCGGTCAGCGCCTGGCACCTGCTCCGGCGTACCCCCGATTTTCTGCTCTTCCGCACCTCGCTGCGGCTCGGCCTGGTCACCGCGGCGGTCGCGGTCAGCGCGTTGCAGGGTTTCGGCTTCGCCCAGTTCGGCCCGGTCGGCCAGCTCCAGCCGACCAAGTTCGGCGGCGGCCCGGACCGGGACGCGACGGTCGCCGACTGGACCGCGCGGTTCGGCCCCGGCGACTGGACCCCGCCCGCGCTGTCCAGCGTCGGCCTCGGCTTCATGATCCTGATCGGCTTCGCCCTGGGCTGCGTCTGGCTCCTGCTGCCGCTGCTGTGGCGCGACTGGATCATCCGGCTGAGGTTCCCGCTCCGGCTGGTCCTGGTCGGGCTGCCGCTGCCGTTCGCGGCGGTGCTGCTCGGCTGGATCGCCCGGGAGGTGGGCCGCCAGCCCTGGGCGGCGTATGGGCTGCTGCCCACCTCGCAGGCCGTGTCGCCGGTGTCGCCCGGGCTGATGCTCACCTCGCTGATCGGATTCGGCCTGCTGCTCGGCGCGCTCGCGGTCACCAACTGGGTGCTGCTGGCCCGGCACGCCGCCCGGGGTGCGCTCGACCCCGCCCTGGGCCGCCCGCCCGCGCCCGACACCGACCCCGACCGTCAGCCCGTGTTCGCCTGA
- a CDS encoding cytochrome d ubiquinol oxidase subunit II, which translates to MELAWYALLGLFFAAYLVLGGYDYGVALLLARHPTGPGGTALSATTSGGTAPDATAGGGTTGRRAALTAVGPFFLGNEVWLVASVGILFGAFPTLEGELLSGFYPVVLGALTGVVLVTAGVQLRGRAGGEAARAGWDRLVVAGGVLAALGWGALLGGLLQGVPRAADGHVAGVGHVVTPFVAAAGLTLLALVAVHGATFLTLRLPAGDTTAHARLARGLVPAALTAVAAATVLGLLSDRVRAAVARPAIAVLLPLALVAALLVARAALRRGRAGVAFVATAAALALPAPLVGAALWPRVLVSTTDPATSLTVAEAAASRPTLALLGWLVLPLVPALLGFQAMCWWVFRGRIDGRAPVYW; encoded by the coding sequence GTGGAACTCGCCTGGTACGCCCTGCTCGGCCTCTTCTTCGCCGCCTACCTGGTGCTCGGCGGCTACGACTACGGCGTCGCCCTGCTGCTGGCCCGGCACCCCACCGGTCCCGGCGGAACCGCCCTCAGCGCCACCACCTCCGGCGGAACCGCCCCCGACGCCACCGCCGGGGGCGGGACGACGGGCCGGCGCGCCGCGCTCACCGCCGTCGGCCCGTTCTTCCTCGGCAACGAGGTGTGGCTGGTGGCCTCGGTCGGTATCCTGTTCGGCGCCTTCCCCACCCTGGAGGGCGAGCTGCTCTCCGGCTTCTACCCGGTGGTGCTCGGCGCGCTGACCGGGGTGGTGCTGGTGACCGCCGGCGTGCAACTGCGCGGCCGGGCGGGCGGCGAGGCGGCCCGGGCCGGCTGGGACCGGCTCGTCGTGGCCGGCGGCGTGCTTGCCGCGCTGGGTTGGGGCGCGCTGCTGGGCGGCCTGCTCCAGGGGGTGCCGCGCGCCGCCGACGGGCACGTGGCCGGCGTCGGCCACGTGGTCACCCCGTTCGTCGCCGCCGCCGGGCTGACGCTGCTCGCGCTCGTCGCGGTGCACGGTGCGACGTTCCTCACGCTCCGGCTGCCGGCCGGCGACACGACCGCGCACGCCCGCCTGGCCCGCGGCCTGGTGCCCGCCGCGCTCACCGCGGTCGCCGCGGCCACCGTCCTCGGCCTGCTCTCCGACCGGGTACGCGCTGCCGTGGCGCGGCCGGCGATCGCCGTACTCCTGCCGTTGGCGCTGGTGGCGGCGTTGCTGGTGGCCCGCGCGGCGCTGCGCCGGGGTCGGGCCGGGGTGGCCTTCGTGGCCACCGCGGCGGCGCTGGCGCTGCCCGCCCCGCTCGTCGGCGCCGCGCTCTGGCCCCGGGTCCTGGTCTCCACCACCGACCCGGCGACCTCGCTCACCGTCGCCGAAGCGGCGGCGAGCCGCCCGACGCTGGCGCTGCTGGGTTGGCTCGTGCTGCCGCTCGTGCCGGCCCTACTAGGCTTTCAGGCGATGTGCTGGTGGGTGTTCCGGGGACGGATCGACGGCAGGGCGCCGGTGTACTGGTGA
- the cydD gene encoding thiol reductant ABC exporter subunit CydD — translation MNRRPFDPRLLRRVPAARRDLAVLALLGGATALLVVAQATALATLLATALDGRLHRPALAGLLAAVAARALVAWAQGTVAARAAATVKAALRADLLHAVGRHGPTWVAGQRAGQLATLAGRGLDALDAYFTGYLPQLVLSVTVPAAVLARIVFADWSSALIIALTIPLIPIFGALLGWQAQAATERQWRRLSLLGGHFLDMVAGLPTLRAFGRARAQVDVVRRMADGHRAATMRTLRIAFLSALVLELVATLSVALVAVPVGLRLLGGGITLSTALLVLLLTPEAYLPLRAAGSRFHASMEGLTALDEALTLSATDPATGPAGDHRPAPDGRGEIRFEGVTVAYDRTTALRDVTLTIRPGDRVAIIGPSGAGKSTLLNLLLGFVAPTAGRITVDGVDLAGVDLDAWRRELAWVPQRAHLFAGSLADNIRLGAPDTADDTLAAAVSDAALDEVVAALPDGLDTRLGERGHGLSSGQRQRIALARAFLRDAPVVLLDEPTARLDSASEAVVLDATRRLVAGRTALLVAHRPALLADADRILRVSDGRVTELHPTATGTAVTR, via the coding sequence GTGAACCGCCGTCCGTTCGACCCACGTCTGCTGCGCCGGGTCCCCGCGGCCCGGCGCGACCTCGCCGTGCTCGCGCTGCTCGGGGGCGCGACCGCACTGCTCGTGGTCGCCCAGGCCACCGCACTGGCCACGCTGCTCGCCACCGCGCTCGACGGGCGGCTGCACCGGCCGGCGCTCGCCGGTCTCCTGGCGGCGGTCGCGGCCCGGGCGCTTGTCGCCTGGGCGCAGGGCACGGTGGCGGCGCGGGCCGCCGCGACGGTCAAGGCGGCGCTGCGGGCGGATCTGCTGCACGCGGTCGGCCGGCACGGTCCGACCTGGGTCGCCGGCCAGCGGGCCGGGCAGCTCGCCACGCTCGCCGGTCGCGGGCTGGACGCGCTCGACGCCTACTTCACCGGCTACCTGCCGCAGCTCGTGCTGAGCGTGACCGTGCCGGCGGCGGTGCTGGCCCGGATCGTGTTCGCCGACTGGAGCTCGGCGCTGATCATCGCGCTCACCATCCCGCTCATCCCGATCTTCGGGGCGCTGCTCGGCTGGCAGGCGCAGGCCGCCACGGAACGGCAGTGGCGGCGGCTGTCGCTGCTCGGCGGGCACTTCCTCGACATGGTCGCCGGGTTGCCCACGCTGCGCGCGTTCGGCCGGGCCCGGGCGCAGGTCGACGTGGTGCGCCGGATGGCCGACGGGCACCGCGCGGCCACCATGCGGACGCTGCGGATCGCGTTCCTGTCCGCGCTGGTCCTGGAGCTGGTCGCCACACTCTCCGTGGCGCTGGTGGCGGTGCCGGTCGGGCTCCGCCTGCTCGGCGGCGGGATCACGCTCTCCACCGCGCTGCTGGTGCTGCTGCTCACCCCGGAGGCTTACCTGCCGCTGCGAGCCGCGGGCAGCCGGTTCCACGCCAGCATGGAGGGGCTCACCGCGCTGGACGAGGCGCTCACCCTGTCCGCGACCGACCCCGCCACCGGGCCCGCCGGCGACCACCGTCCGGCTCCGGACGGCCGCGGCGAGATCCGCTTCGAGGGCGTGACCGTCGCGTACGACCGGACGACCGCGCTGCGCGACGTCACGCTCACCATCCGGCCCGGCGACCGGGTGGCGATCATCGGGCCGAGCGGCGCGGGCAAGAGCACGCTGCTCAACCTGCTTCTCGGCTTCGTCGCCCCGACCGCCGGCCGGATCACCGTGGACGGCGTCGACCTGGCCGGGGTGGACCTCGACGCCTGGCGTCGCGAGCTGGCCTGGGTGCCGCAGCGGGCGCATCTGTTCGCCGGGTCGCTTGCCGACAACATCCGCCTCGGCGCCCCGGACACGGCCGACGACACGCTTGCCGCCGCCGTCTCCGACGCGGCGCTCGACGAGGTGGTCGCCGCGCTGCCCGACGGACTCGACACCCGGCTCGGCGAGCGCGGTCACGGCCTGTCCAGCGGGCAGCGGCAACGGATCGCGCTGGCCCGGGCGTTCCTCCGCGACGCCCCGGTGGTGCTCCTGGACGAGCCGACCGCCCGCCTGGACAGCGCCAGCGAGGCGGTGGTCCTGGACGCCACCCGGCGGCTGGTCGCCGGCCGGACCGCGCTGCTCGTCGCGCACCGGCCCGCGCTGCTCGCCGACGCCGACCGGATCCTGCGGGTCTCCGACGGCCGGGTCACCGAGCTGCACCCGACGGCCACCGGCACGGCGGTGACCCGATGA
- a CDS encoding permease prefix domain 1-containing protein gives MRVDQGVRVEDRLRELSGRLHGPARLKADLLTEARHALEDAAEAYREGGLPRAEAERRAVAEFGSVAQLAPGFQAELAAGALRGLALRTLAVAVVLMAAGDLTWHGSSWSAGPRPPAAYLLLSTSMHGIWGVVAGLALAGLVLGALAARRDSPWLVRSARAVGFGLTGGLLVGALAGGALFGWSVRLWDAALTWPPMIIGAVVASAAWFSLARSARWWLLSARRPRVAG, from the coding sequence ATGCGGGTGGATCAGGGGGTACGGGTCGAGGACCGGCTGCGGGAGTTGTCCGGGCGTCTGCACGGGCCGGCCCGGCTCAAGGCCGATCTGCTGACCGAGGCGCGGCACGCGCTCGAGGACGCCGCCGAGGCGTACCGGGAGGGTGGTCTGCCGCGGGCGGAGGCCGAGCGGCGGGCGGTGGCCGAGTTCGGCAGCGTCGCCCAGCTCGCGCCGGGCTTCCAGGCCGAGCTGGCCGCCGGCGCGCTGCGCGGGCTGGCGCTGCGCACGCTCGCGGTGGCGGTGGTGCTGATGGCCGCCGGTGACCTGACCTGGCACGGGTCGAGCTGGAGCGCCGGCCCGCGACCGCCGGCGGCCTACCTGCTGCTCTCCACGTCGATGCACGGTATCTGGGGGGTGGTCGCCGGGCTGGCGCTGGCCGGGCTGGTGCTCGGCGCGCTCGCCGCCCGGCGGGATTCGCCCTGGCTCGTCCGGTCGGCCCGGGCGGTCGGCTTCGGGTTGACAGGTGGGCTGCTGGTCGGCGCGCTCGCCGGTGGTGCCCTGTTCGGCTGGTCGGTCCGCTTGTGGGACGCCGCGTTGACCTGGCCCCCGATGATCATCGGGGCGGTGGTGGCGTCGGCGGCCTGGTTCTCGCTGGCCCGGTCGGCTCGCTGGTGGCTGCTCAGCGCACGCCGGCCACGGGTGGCCGGTTAG
- a CDS encoding helix-turn-helix transcriptional regulator — MKAQALHGHLDALLLAVLEQGAQHGYAIIEALRARSGGTLDLPTGTIYPALRRLERAGLVASTWSTVNGRERRTYQLTDAGRRALAGERAGWREFSATVGRFLGADEPPVAPA; from the coding sequence ATGAAGGCGCAGGCGCTGCACGGACATCTCGACGCGCTGCTGCTGGCGGTGCTCGAGCAGGGCGCGCAGCACGGCTACGCGATCATCGAGGCGCTGCGGGCGCGCAGTGGCGGCACGCTCGATCTGCCGACCGGCACCATCTATCCGGCGCTGCGCCGGCTGGAGCGGGCCGGCCTGGTCGCAAGCACATGGAGCACGGTCAACGGCCGGGAACGCCGCACCTACCAGCTCACCGACGCGGGCCGCCGGGCACTCGCCGGGGAACGGGCCGGCTGGCGGGAGTTCAGCGCCACCGTCGGCCGCTTCCTCGGCGCGGACGAACCACCTGTCGCGCCGGCCTGA
- a CDS encoding DNA primase, whose amino-acid sequence MGTRTHTEVSVARQSPQRPDADEPELDDTASTAADEVEADRPAADRALWDEVRIDPVEIALPAGTGFTLRAYRSARELTPTDVAERDQDDPFLARRQVVETEDDEEVVILDEEFAALSAEEDDEDGKSTRGKTADADADADPAEEAEEADDEKDEDEDAAGDEEVPVFLTHKGRLLLFKTPESLVTFIRSGAPTDLSQLDSWNELSERLEPADVAPLDDDTYELDLVVENLRGGHDAWDPALLIEAGEIARDLAYALRLPAVLDMLSAGSSLDDLDEALRASVNGGVGGFLGRRRLKKIGAQTASLGWRTIVGKISAVVDWRD is encoded by the coding sequence GTGGGCACCCGAACGCACACGGAGGTCAGCGTGGCCCGCCAGTCGCCCCAACGGCCCGACGCCGACGAGCCCGAGCTCGACGACACCGCGTCGACCGCAGCAGACGAGGTCGAGGCCGACCGCCCGGCCGCGGATCGTGCCCTCTGGGACGAGGTGCGGATCGACCCGGTGGAGATCGCCCTCCCCGCCGGCACCGGCTTCACGCTGCGGGCCTACCGGTCGGCGCGCGAGCTGACCCCGACCGACGTCGCCGAGCGCGACCAGGACGACCCCTTCCTGGCCCGCCGCCAGGTCGTCGAGACCGAGGACGACGAGGAGGTGGTGATCCTCGACGAGGAGTTCGCCGCCCTCTCCGCCGAGGAGGACGACGAGGACGGGAAGAGCACCCGCGGAAAGACCGCCGACGCCGACGCCGACGCCGACCCGGCCGAGGAAGCCGAGGAAGCCGACGACGAGAAGGACGAGGACGAGGACGCCGCGGGCGACGAGGAGGTGCCGGTCTTCCTCACCCACAAGGGCCGGCTGCTGCTGTTCAAGACCCCCGAGTCACTTGTGACTTTCATCCGTTCCGGTGCGCCCACCGACCTGTCCCAACTGGACAGCTGGAATGAACTGTCCGAACGGCTGGAACCGGCCGACGTCGCCCCGCTGGACGACGACACCTACGAGCTCGATCTGGTCGTGGAGAACCTGCGCGGCGGGCACGACGCATGGGATCCCGCGCTCCTGATCGAAGCCGGCGAGATCGCCCGTGACCTGGCGTACGCCCTGCGGCTACCGGCCGTACTCGACATGCTCTCCGCCGGCTCCAGCCTGGACGATCTGGACGAGGCGCTGCGCGCTTCCGTCAACGGCGGAGTCGGTGGTTTCCTGGGCCGGCGGCGGCTGAAGAAAATCGGGGCACAAACCGCAAGTTTGGGTTGGCGCACCATTGTCGGCAAGATCTCTGCCGTCGTGGACTGGCGCGACTGA
- a CDS encoding transposase, with product MSREEDDAVALVRVYCGLASADPADRTASAETTLTSAVVDDAGRLLHVCEIGDEPAGYARLVALLVERSGGPSGAAIAADSDDHTVTSLLSAAGRPLAIADDDSVDDFAERFADDDSLEEMQSSPAERRAVGLARALQAGALSAVTLPAPRDLAGYKQVLSAHAALASGRHSAAVTLREVLRELYPAALRAYLDPAEPVALAVLDALPEPSMLTGAIGRGRDLGATIDAVAAQLAAEGLADADTVTEAVTALRVAVSETPRRATVNRVLTAAVAETVRQAVASVRACDAGCDALVGALAERATPAPAAGRRAAARRGEQVDELTPTAPAGLRPVRAPEPAPAAEPTGRRSRPEPDLDATDPGRRRPQPHPDATDPGGRRSRPEPVPGGRRSRPEPVSGPAASASPRPLGPPPVAPAPVAPPPVAPNPVTPVAPAAALGRPTAASPSRPEPTGVPLPSRVDGPTNRPVSAPPPPPPGITPIPPSQRGVVPPAEAGEPFRPTLTTAAINKARAERQRTVIPPRPKTTPEPPTGGFSATDLSIPVPSSRPPAPEAPPGSRANWPLVNNGEDQADREREAPAYPYGRGVDAPSDPGRVTPPWLADDLPQEPPMLRLVEPPPLADRALRSELDRPTEPGLDTPPLRLVDRGDAGRTVARAELPPPLERRPAPKEHRPPPVSDEGDGDLLIFAQARSAWFVGHGDEADLEWTSTADTGWQAAEQAARPAVGSETKAGLPKRVPQANLVPGSPLREERPLRIVRNAASLAENTTGYFRGWRRGQEIGGFAVGGRPGREAAGGWDFSRDTGDRDDEREFEYRSAGYRS from the coding sequence GTGTCCCGGGAGGAGGACGACGCTGTGGCGCTCGTGCGCGTGTACTGCGGTCTGGCCTCGGCAGATCCGGCCGACCGAACGGCTTCGGCCGAAACGACGCTGACGTCCGCTGTGGTCGACGACGCAGGCCGTCTGCTGCATGTCTGTGAGATCGGGGACGAGCCCGCCGGCTACGCCCGGTTGGTCGCGCTGCTGGTGGAGCGCTCCGGTGGGCCGAGCGGCGCGGCCATCGCCGCGGACAGCGACGACCACACCGTCACCTCACTGCTCAGCGCCGCCGGCCGACCGCTGGCGATCGCGGACGACGACTCGGTCGACGACTTCGCCGAGCGTTTCGCCGACGACGACTCGCTTGAGGAGATGCAGTCCTCGCCCGCCGAGCGTCGGGCGGTCGGGCTGGCCCGTGCGTTGCAGGCCGGAGCGTTGTCCGCGGTGACCCTCCCGGCGCCCCGCGACCTCGCCGGCTACAAGCAGGTCCTGTCCGCGCACGCGGCACTCGCCAGCGGGCGGCATTCGGCGGCGGTGACGCTGCGCGAGGTGCTCCGCGAGCTCTACCCGGCCGCGCTGCGCGCGTACCTCGACCCCGCCGAGCCGGTCGCCCTGGCCGTGCTCGACGCGCTGCCCGAGCCGAGCATGCTGACCGGCGCCATCGGCCGCGGCCGTGACCTCGGCGCGACCATCGACGCGGTGGCCGCGCAGCTCGCCGCCGAGGGCCTGGCCGACGCCGACACCGTGACCGAGGCGGTGACCGCGCTGCGGGTCGCCGTCTCCGAGACGCCCCGACGGGCCACCGTCAACCGGGTGCTCACCGCCGCCGTCGCCGAGACCGTTCGGCAGGCCGTCGCCTCCGTCCGGGCCTGCGACGCCGGCTGCGACGCGCTCGTGGGTGCGCTTGCCGAACGCGCCACCCCGGCGCCGGCCGCCGGCCGCCGGGCCGCCGCCCGCCGTGGTGAGCAGGTCGACGAGCTGACCCCCACGGCACCCGCCGGGCTGCGCCCGGTGCGCGCGCCCGAGCCCGCGCCGGCCGCCGAGCCGACCGGCCGGCGCAGCCGCCCCGAGCCGGACCTCGACGCCACCGATCCGGGCCGCCGCCGCCCCCAACCACACCCCGACGCCACCGATCCGGGCGGCCGGCGCAGCCGCCCCGAGCCGGTCCCCGGTGGCCGGCGCAGCCGCCCCGAGCCGGTCTCCGGCCCGGCCGCCTCGGCCTCCCCCCGTCCGCTCGGCCCGCCGCCGGTCGCGCCCGCACCGGTCGCACCACCGCCGGTCGCCCCGAACCCGGTCACCCCCGTCGCCCCGGCGGCGGCGCTGGGCCGGCCGACCGCCGCATCCCCGAGCCGCCCCGAGCCGACCGGCGTGCCGCTGCCGTCGCGGGTGGACGGGCCGACCAACCGTCCGGTCTCCGCGCCGCCCCCGCCGCCGCCCGGGATCACGCCGATCCCGCCGTCCCAGCGCGGCGTCGTGCCGCCGGCCGAGGCCGGCGAGCCGTTCCGCCCGACCCTCACCACCGCGGCGATCAACAAGGCCCGGGCCGAGCGGCAGCGCACGGTCATCCCGCCGCGCCCGAAGACCACGCCGGAGCCGCCGACGGGCGGGTTCAGCGCCACCGACCTGAGCATCCCGGTGCCGAGTTCGCGTCCCCCGGCGCCGGAGGCCCCGCCGGGATCCCGCGCCAACTGGCCCCTCGTCAACAACGGCGAGGACCAGGCCGACCGGGAGCGGGAGGCGCCCGCCTACCCCTACGGGCGGGGCGTGGACGCGCCGAGCGACCCGGGGCGGGTCACCCCGCCGTGGCTCGCCGACGACCTGCCGCAGGAGCCGCCGATGCTGCGGCTCGTCGAACCGCCGCCGCTTGCCGACCGGGCACTGCGCAGCGAGCTGGACCGGCCGACCGAGCCGGGCCTGGACACCCCGCCACTGCGGCTGGTCGACCGCGGCGACGCCGGCCGGACTGTCGCCCGCGCCGAGCTCCCCCCGCCGCTGGAGCGGCGTCCCGCGCCGAAGGAGCACCGGCCCCCGCCGGTTTCCGACGAGGGCGACGGCGACCTGCTGATTTTCGCGCAGGCCAGGTCCGCCTGGTTCGTCGGGCACGGCGACGAGGCCGACCTGGAGTGGACGTCCACCGCGGACACCGGCTGGCAGGCCGCCGAGCAGGCAGCCCGCCCGGCGGTCGGCTCGGAGACCAAGGCCGGCCTGCCCAAGCGGGTGCCGCAGGCCAACCTGGTGCCGGGCTCGCCACTGCGCGAGGAGCGCCCTCTACGGATCGTCCGCAACGCGGCCAGTCTCGCCGAGAACACCACCGGCTACTTCCGGGGTTGGCGGCGCGGGCAGGAGATCGGCGGTTTCGCCGTCGGCGGTCGGCCGGGCCGGGAGGCGGCCGGCGGTTGGGACTTCAGCCGGGACACCGGCGACCGCGACGACGAGCGGGAATTCGAATACCGCTCTGCGGGCTACCGGTCCTGA
- a CDS encoding ABC transporter substrate-binding protein — MATPAFDSTVLTRRGVLTAAAGSLLLAGCGPQGQRPDEGAASGAPGDQDMVVGASLELSGRGAALGLVQRRALEITAESLNRSGIPVGNLLRSIRLEIRDNGSDPQVAARHAADLTRTGSHALVGGVLGETATALASAAQQLKTPFLALGHADHIVLPLADRTFSFKLTPDGADVARRMVDLLESQRIRRVVLLAGDGPHGDSGVRAVREALGASTMDLVRTLRLPETGRSFRAAAGRATAGDPDGVIVWSTAPDSGAAARELRRAGHRGPLFFDPGAVVDDTLSRANAKAVEGAYAVHPACLGGSALTATSGAQVARRDFDYRYTQRHGTSVGFAPYAADALHLLAASARGATSLDRGRLRAFLQTQMVEGIAGGYAFTAGHHGGMEADSLGVYRVSQGSWTRYA, encoded by the coding sequence ATGGCGACACCGGCATTCGACTCCACCGTGCTCACCCGCCGGGGCGTCCTCACGGCCGCAGCCGGCAGCCTGCTGCTCGCCGGATGCGGCCCGCAGGGTCAGCGGCCGGACGAGGGCGCGGCCAGCGGCGCACCCGGCGACCAGGACATGGTCGTCGGCGCCAGCCTTGAGCTGAGCGGTCGCGGCGCGGCGCTCGGTCTGGTCCAGCGGCGGGCCCTGGAGATCACGGCGGAGTCACTGAACCGCTCCGGGATCCCGGTCGGGAACCTGCTCCGGTCGATCCGGCTGGAGATCCGCGACAACGGCAGCGACCCGCAAGTGGCCGCCCGACACGCCGCCGACCTGACCCGGACCGGGTCACACGCCCTGGTCGGTGGCGTCCTCGGGGAGACCGCCACCGCCCTCGCGTCGGCCGCCCAGCAGCTCAAGACGCCGTTCCTGGCGCTCGGCCACGCCGACCACATCGTGCTGCCCCTGGCGGACCGCACGTTCAGCTTCAAGCTCACCCCCGACGGCGCCGACGTGGCCCGTCGGATGGTGGACCTGCTCGAATCACAGCGGATCCGGCGGGTGGTCCTGCTGGCCGGGGACGGCCCGCACGGCGACTCGGGCGTACGGGCGGTACGGGAGGCCCTCGGCGCCAGCACCATGGACCTGGTGCGCACGCTACGCCTCCCGGAAACCGGGCGGAGCTTCCGTGCCGCCGCCGGGCGGGCGACCGCCGGGGACCCGGACGGCGTCATCGTCTGGAGCACCGCGCCCGACTCCGGTGCGGCGGCCCGGGAACTGCGGCGGGCCGGGCACCGCGGCCCGCTCTTCTTCGACCCCGGCGCGGTCGTGGACGACACACTCAGCCGCGCCAACGCGAAGGCGGTCGAGGGGGCGTACGCCGTGCACCCGGCCTGCCTGGGCGGTTCCGCGCTGACCGCCACCAGCGGCGCGCAGGTGGCCCGGCGGGACTTCGACTACCGCTACACCCAGCGCCACGGCACCTCGGTCGGCTTCGCCCCGTACGCCGCGGACGCCCTCCACCTCCTCGCCGCGTCGGCGCGCGGGGCGACGAGCCTCGACCGTGGCCGGTTACGGGCCTTCCTGCAGACGCAGATGGTCGAGGGCATCGCCGGCGGGTACGCGTTCACCGCCGGCCACCACGGGGGCATGGAGGCCGACTCGCTCGGCGTCTACCGGGTGTCCCAGGGCAGCTGGACCCGGTACGCCTGA